A single region of the Nicotiana sylvestris chromosome 6, ASM39365v2, whole genome shotgun sequence genome encodes:
- the LOC104239652 gene encoding non-specific lipid transfer protein GPI-anchored 5-like, with protein MKMLASASSIFVAIVLLSLHVSAQSDCQQVIVGLAPCLQYIQGNATTPSSGCCTQLATIVKNQPQCLCQVVNGGGSNLGINVNQTQTMALPKACNVQTPSISLCKGTTPSGSPGSPSTPSGGSKGEPSGNSSGNSVKMPYSLLFTLVAIAFFATVFTTI; from the exons atgaagatgtTAGCTAGTGCAAGTTCAATTTTTGTAGCTATTGTCCTTCTTTCATTACATGTTAGTGCTCAGTCGGATTGCCAACAAGTGATCGTTGGTTTAGCCCCGTGTCTGCAATACATTCAAGGAAATGCGACAACCCCATCATCAGGATGTTGCACTCAACTTGCTACTATAGTGAAAAATCAGCCACAATGCTTATGTCAAGTTGTTAATGGTGGTGGTTCaaatttaggaattaatgttaATCAAACACAGACTATGGCTCTTCCCAAAGCTTGTAATGTCCAAACACCCTCTATTAGCCTTTGCAAAG GTACTACTCCTTCAGGTTCACCGGGGTCTCCATCCACTCCTTCAG GTGGATCGAAGGGTGAGCCAAGTGGAAATTCATCAGGAAACTCAGTCAAGATGCCATACTCTCTCTTATTTACCCTTGTAGCTATCGCGTTTTTCGCCACAGTCTTCACCACCATCTGA
- the LOC104239651 gene encoding non-specific lipid transfer protein GPI-anchored 5-like: MASKINVMALVITLVAFFGTGALAQSSCMTTLVSLSPCLNYVSGNSSTPSSSCCTALSSVVQSNPQCLCVLVNGGGSNLGIAINQTLALALPSACNLQTPPASRCNAANGPTASAAVPASSPAGSTTPSDSSNELPTTPSGSGSSVPTGATGSKTVPSTPGSSSAENNSKISLSLVGFLLFVASFAFTSRGF; this comes from the exons ATGGCATCCAAAATCAATGTGATGGCTCTAGTTATTACTCTTGTGGCCTTTTTTGGGACTGGAGCTTTAGCTCAATCAAGTTGCATGACTACACTTGTAAGCTTGTCCCCATGTTTGAATTATGTTAGTGGAAATTCATCAACACCATCTTCATCTTGCTGCACAGCACTATCTAGTGTTGTCCAGTCCAATCCTCAATGCCTTTGTGTTTTGGTTAATGGTGGTGGTTCTAATCTTGGCATTGCCATTAATCAAACTCTTGCTCTTGCATTACCTAGTGCCTGTAATTTACAAACTCCTCCAGCGAGCCGGTGCAATG CTGCAAATGGACCAACTGCTTCAGCTGCAGTACCAGCAAGTTCTCCAGCAGGTTCCACTACCCCATCTGATTCCTCAAATGAACTTCCAACAACTCCATCAGGATCAGGTTCCAGTGTTCCAACAG GTGCTACAGGTTCTAAAACAGTTCCTTCAACACCTGGATCGTCATCAGCAGAAAACAACTCAAAAATTTCTCTTAGTTTAGTTGGATTCCTACTCTTTGTTGCATCATTTGCTTTCACTTCCAGGGGATTCTGA